The Halomonas sp. THAF5a genome segment TGTTCTATCGTCAGGGCTGGGGCCTTTCATATTACCTCCCGTATCAACGCGACATCTACGACGCCCGGCATCCACCACGACCAGCACATCCCCCTCGCGTCATCATGGCCGACATTGCCCCGTCGAAGGCACCTCAGGCAGCATCCTTGGTGCGCATGCCCATCACGATTTCAGATAGTCATCACAGACGTACAATGTGTGGATCGTCCTTGATTGCACCAGGCACTCGCGCATTGTCTGACGAGACAACAGATACCGCTCGTCTGTCACATCCTTGTCCTTCTCCCACTGCTCACGGCTTGGCCATTGGGCGTAGCCAACCAGAACACTCGGGTTATCGGTTCTATGCAGCCTGGAGCCCAGACTGCCACAGTGCTGGTAAATCGCTTTGGTCACTTCCAGCCACGCCTCGCGAAATTCCGCTTCTTTGCCAACCTTGATCTCGAACTCATATACAGCCACGAACATGATCTTTCCTCCCATCGTGGTCGGTTTCCATGCCTCCAGGACGGTCAAGGCGGCTTTCTCGCCATGGGCTCCCGGCCGTCGGCCAGATCGCTGGAGGCCCATCATAGCGTGTCCATCACCGCGGCAATGGAGAGGTCTGCGAGTGCGCTCCGATTGCAGGAGCAGGCCGTGATCCGCGTCGCGCCGCCCACTGCCCGAGCCACACCGAACCGAGCACGATCACCGCACCGCCGGCCTGCAACGGGCTCAGTCTCTGGTCCAGCAGCAACCAGCCGAGCGCCACGGCCGTCACCGGGCTCATCATCCCGAGCATCGAGACCGCCGCCGGCTCGATGCGGGCGACGCCGCGAAACCACAGGAAATAGGTCACGGCGGCGCCGATCAATCCAAGGTAGCCAAGGCCGACAAGGTGGGTCGTTGTCAGAGCGGGCAGCGCGGGTTCGCCGAACCAGGCCAGCGGCACCAGCAGCAGGCCGCCCGCCGTCAGCTGCCAGGCGGTGAAGGTCAGCGGCGAGACCGGTGGCTGCCACTTGCGGCTGAGC includes the following:
- a CDS encoding antibiotic biosynthesis monooxygenase, producing the protein MMGLQRSGRRPGAHGEKAALTVLEAWKPTTMGGKIMFVAVYEFEIKVGKEAEFREAWLEVTKAIYQHCGSLGSRLHRTDNPSVLVGYAQWPSREQWEKDKDVTDERYLLSRQTMRECLVQSRTIHTLYVCDDYLKS